A stretch of the Cytobacillus luteolus genome encodes the following:
- a CDS encoding Ger(x)C family spore germination protein, with protein sequence MNRLLETLSKIFFLVAILLFLTSCGYKDIDKRSYVVTIGIDPAESKENKFKILLKIAIPASDFKAGDPEFIVSEHESKSITDAVRMIKTKVDKELDFSHAKAIILNEEILQEDVGELLDWFMRRRDIQKVAWVGIGKPSAEAILKLDRKVERLPSNALFMSFGLTGTESDYIVSEYLFDFRKRITENGLDPILPILEVKEDMYFQINKAAVFNNEKLIMTLESEETKLLNILLNRTQNSNLQVKENEDKDSFFIAVDEAETNFEIVSESTGENKVRVDITLEGILEEVMVDLDNINLNDYKEKGEKQFQEKVVQLLTKFQKKEVDPIGFGLRYRATHFNEDDWEEWVSMYPEVEFDVNVKITLQGTGLLRKEM encoded by the coding sequence ATGAATCGCCTCTTAGAAACATTGAGCAAGATATTTTTCCTGGTTGCTATCCTTTTATTTTTAACTTCATGCGGCTATAAAGATATTGATAAAAGATCATATGTAGTCACAATTGGAATTGATCCGGCTGAAAGTAAAGAGAATAAATTTAAGATATTGTTAAAAATCGCCATACCCGCTTCCGATTTTAAGGCCGGAGATCCAGAGTTCATTGTCTCAGAACATGAAAGCAAATCAATAACAGATGCTGTTCGAATGATAAAAACAAAGGTCGATAAGGAGCTTGATTTTAGTCATGCCAAAGCCATTATTCTAAATGAAGAGATCTTACAGGAAGATGTCGGAGAGCTCTTGGATTGGTTTATGCGGCGGCGTGACATTCAAAAGGTTGCTTGGGTTGGAATTGGCAAACCAAGCGCAGAAGCTATCCTTAAGTTAGATCGGAAGGTAGAGCGATTACCATCTAACGCTTTGTTTATGTCTTTTGGACTGACTGGAACCGAATCAGATTACATTGTTAGTGAGTATTTGTTTGATTTTAGAAAGCGGATTACTGAGAATGGTTTAGATCCCATATTACCAATATTAGAAGTGAAGGAAGATATGTATTTTCAGATTAATAAGGCTGCAGTATTTAATAATGAAAAGCTAATAATGACCTTAGAATCGGAAGAAACCAAACTCCTTAATATTCTTCTAAATCGCACACAGAACAGCAATTTACAAGTTAAAGAGAACGAAGACAAGGATTCATTTTTCATCGCAGTAGATGAAGCAGAAACCAACTTCGAGATTGTTTCGGAGTCAACTGGCGAGAACAAAGTTAGGGTTGATATCACCCTGGAGGGTATTCTCGAGGAAGTAATGGTAGATTTAGATAACATAAACTTAAATGATTATAAGGAAAAAGGAGAAAAGCAATTTCAAGAAAAGGTAGTTCAACTTTTGACCAAATTCCAAAAGAAAGAAGTTGATCCAATTGGTTTTGGTCTACGTTATCGTGCTACTCATTTTAATGAAGATGATTGGGAAGAATGGGTTAGTATGTATCCTGAAGTTGAGTTTGACGTAAATGTAAAAATCACTTTACAGGGAACTGGATTGCTAAGGAAGGAAATGTAA
- a CDS encoding GerAB/ArcD/ProY family transporter: protein MNRYFYYLIILNMLVNVFLYVPNILIQERFEGSVMGIILGFFIGCTLLFIFTASINKFEDRGIPEILEVVPKWFRVFFLLFFSVMWFGAGAISLLAFNNVTIRFVNPDISGVNMVSVFAIFIILLLVRLKSDSLLYTMEIVFITNIPLIAIILFQAYTNNYISWDSVKEVGTHFWEVPSLNVLAASTFVFSGYTNLIIFKRVIKEKIIMKRLWFVPILGSINLFTTFFIPIGIWGADGVGDLTFPWVTTADTLSIEFGPIERVLTLFIFLYVGISMISVAIHWHVAYEIIKSMFKLDNERFNQIFHWIVLGLFLCAVLLLEQNLREKEIFTFGQLWLNVRLPGEVFLVIFMFFLARRKKI from the coding sequence TTGAACCGATACTTCTACTATCTAATTATTTTAAATATGCTAGTAAACGTGTTTCTATATGTACCAAATATATTAATCCAAGAACGATTTGAAGGCTCTGTAATGGGAATCATTTTGGGTTTTTTCATCGGGTGTACCTTACTTTTTATCTTCACAGCATCTATTAATAAATTTGAAGATAGAGGGATTCCTGAGATTCTTGAAGTTGTTCCAAAGTGGTTTCGAGTCTTTTTCCTTTTGTTCTTTAGTGTAATGTGGTTTGGCGCTGGAGCTATTTCTCTTTTGGCTTTTAATAATGTGACAATTCGATTCGTTAATCCTGACATTTCAGGAGTCAATATGGTATCCGTGTTTGCCATTTTTATAATCTTATTACTCGTAAGACTAAAATCAGATAGCCTTCTATATACGATGGAAATTGTCTTTATAACAAATATCCCTTTAATTGCTATAATCCTATTTCAAGCCTACACCAATAATTATATAAGTTGGGATTCAGTAAAAGAGGTAGGCACTCACTTTTGGGAAGTTCCATCATTGAATGTTCTAGCAGCATCAACCTTTGTCTTTTCTGGATATACTAATTTAATTATTTTTAAACGTGTAATTAAAGAGAAAATCATAATGAAAAGATTATGGTTCGTACCAATATTAGGATCAATCAACCTATTCACCACATTTTTTATTCCTATTGGTATTTGGGGGGCAGACGGTGTAGGGGATTTAACCTTTCCATGGGTCACTACGGCTGATACCTTAAGCATTGAGTTTGGACCAATTGAACGAGTGCTTACATTATTCATATTTTTGTACGTTGGTATATCTATGATAAGCGTTGCTATCCATTGGCATGTAGCTTATGAAATTATTAAAAGTATGTTTAAGCTTGATAATGAAAGATTTAACCAAATATTTCACTGGATAGTCTTGGGTTTGTTTTTATGTGCTGTATTACTCTTAGAACAGAACCTCAGGGAAAAGGAAATATTCACATTTGGGCAGTTATGGTTAAATGTAAGGTTACCAGGTGAAGTGTTCCTAGTCATCTTTATGTTTTTCCTAGCGAGGAGGAAAAAAATATGA
- a CDS encoding spore germination protein codes for MSTQEIQQWLLEQLGPSQDIVFQEVKTINNAAKIIYINSLCDEKKLQQTLLKPFYEMDEKEFDVYLESLANKKEEQQQEVILSHLMRGSVGLFVNSKIYLIELQQVFINNISESTVETVIQGPQNALTESIATNINLIRYRYPQPTLIAKETKIGRLSETKVTIMYDRNIAKKELIEDIEKDLAKVDVDTLQAAGQLHKKLSKKKRTLFPTMMITERPDRIAYNLAQGKVVILIDGTPFSLIAPAVFYDFMSSMEDVYQSFWISKFTVTLRYIGLFISLLLPAFYVGVTAFNPEFFRVQLALSIAGSRLGVPYPAFLEVFMMLLMMELLTEASVRLPKSIGSTATTVGGLILGQAAVEAGLVSNVMIIIVAAVAISNFVIPINAMMFAMRYVKYLILTLTIFFGMIGLIVGIIGLIGYLTNLRSYGQPYLKLFLIPDSSKKEVG; via the coding sequence GTGTCTACACAAGAAATACAACAGTGGCTTTTGGAGCAGTTAGGACCTTCACAGGATATTGTATTTCAAGAAGTAAAGACAATAAATAACGCTGCCAAAATTATTTATATTAATAGCTTATGTGATGAGAAAAAGCTACAACAAACTTTACTTAAGCCCTTCTATGAAATGGATGAAAAAGAGTTTGATGTCTACCTTGAATCTTTAGCTAATAAAAAGGAAGAACAACAACAAGAGGTTATATTGAGTCATTTAATGAGGGGTTCAGTTGGCCTTTTTGTTAATTCAAAAATCTATTTAATAGAACTTCAGCAAGTATTTATTAACAATATTTCTGAATCAACTGTTGAAACGGTTATCCAAGGTCCCCAAAATGCTTTAACCGAATCGATTGCAACTAATATTAACTTAATTCGTTACCGATACCCCCAACCAACCTTAATAGCAAAGGAAACAAAGATTGGAAGGTTATCAGAAACAAAAGTAACCATTATGTACGATCGTAATATTGCAAAAAAAGAGCTGATAGAGGATATAGAAAAAGACTTAGCTAAGGTTGATGTGGATACACTTCAAGCTGCAGGACAGTTACATAAAAAATTATCGAAGAAAAAAAGAACCCTTTTTCCAACCATGATGATTACGGAGAGGCCAGATCGAATTGCCTATAATTTAGCTCAAGGAAAGGTTGTTATACTAATTGATGGAACGCCCTTCTCCCTTATTGCTCCTGCCGTTTTCTATGACTTTATGTCATCAATGGAAGATGTGTACCAATCCTTTTGGATTAGCAAGTTTACCGTTACTCTTCGTTATATCGGACTTTTCATTAGTCTTTTATTACCGGCCTTTTATGTTGGAGTGACTGCTTTTAATCCAGAGTTTTTCCGTGTTCAGTTAGCACTCAGTATTGCTGGAAGTAGACTAGGTGTCCCTTATCCAGCTTTTCTAGAGGTTTTTATGATGCTGTTAATGATGGAACTGTTAACTGAAGCGAGTGTTCGTTTGCCAAAGTCGATTGGTTCAACTGCAACAACAGTAGGCGGGCTAATTTTAGGACAAGCAGCAGTTGAGGCTGGCCTCGTTTCTAATGTAATGATTATCATTGTTGCAGCAGTCGCTATTTCGAATTTTGTTATACCGATAAACGCAATGATGTTTGCGATGAGGTACGTTAAATATCTTATTCTTACCTTAACCATATTTTTTGGAATGATTGGACTAATTGTCGGCATTATAGGTTTGATAGGTTATTTAACAAACCTTAGAAGCTATGGGCAACCCTACCTGAAGCTCTTTTTAATCCCAGATAGTTCAAAAAAGGAGGTTGGTTAA